From Paenibacillus sp. PK3_47, the proteins below share one genomic window:
- the nifH gene encoding nitrogenase iron protein, producing the protein MRQIAFYGKGGIGKSTTSQNTLAQLATKFGQRIMIVGCDPKADSTRLILNTKAQQTVLHLAAELGSVEDLELDDVLQTGFGDIINVECGGPEPGVGCAGRGIITAINFLEQEGAYSDLDFVSYDVLGDVVCGGFAMPIRENKAQEIYIVCSGEMMAMYAANNIARGILKYATSGGVRLGGLICNSRNTDREDELITELARRLNTQMIHFVPRDNVVQHAELRRMTVAQYNPEHKQAKEYEILAEKILNNKMLTIPTPISMEELEELLMEFGIIEDEEAAIKKLQASGQ; encoded by the coding sequence ATGAGACAAATAGCTTTTTACGGTAAAGGCGGTATCGGTAAATCCACGACTTCGCAAAACACCCTGGCTCAGTTAGCGACGAAGTTCGGACAGCGCATTATGATCGTCGGCTGTGACCCGAAAGCGGACTCCACCCGGCTCATTCTGAACACCAAAGCGCAGCAGACGGTACTGCATCTGGCGGCTGAGCTGGGTTCGGTAGAGGATCTGGAGCTGGATGATGTGCTGCAGACAGGCTTCGGCGACATTATCAACGTAGAGTGCGGCGGACCTGAACCGGGTGTCGGCTGCGCAGGCCGCGGGATCATTACAGCCATCAACTTCCTGGAGCAGGAAGGCGCTTATAGTGACCTGGACTTTGTATCTTACGATGTACTGGGTGACGTGGTCTGCGGCGGGTTCGCCATGCCGATCCGCGAGAACAAGGCCCAGGAGATCTACATTGTCTGCTCCGGCGAGATGATGGCGATGTACGCAGCCAATAATATCGCCCGCGGGATTCTGAAGTATGCGACCAGCGGCGGGGTACGGCTTGGCGGACTGATCTGCAACAGCCGGAACACGGACCGCGAAGATGAACTGATCACAGAGCTGGCCCGCCGCCTGAATACGCAGATGATTCACTTTGTGCCGCGCGACAATGTTGTCCAGCATGCCGAGCTGCGCAGAATGACGGTTGCCCAGTATAACCCTGAGCATAAACAGGCGAAGGAATACGAAATTTTGGCCGAGAAAATCCTCAACAACAAAATGCTGACCATTCCTACCCCGATCTCCATGGAGGAGCTGGAAGAGCTGCTGATGGAATTCGGAATCATCGAGGACGAAGAAGCTGCGATCAAGAAGCTGCAGGCTTCCGGACAATAA
- the nifB gene encoding nitrogenase cofactor biosynthesis protein NifB, translating to MMQPSPCISNEAEEEISRHPCYSEEAHRYYARMHIPVAPACNIQCNYCNRKFDCVNESRPGVVSEVLTPDQAERKVKGVAAQLMQLSVVGIAGPGDPLANPEQTFDTFARVKKHVPDVALCLSTNGLTLYRHVDEILELGIRHVTITINAIDPEVGREIYPWVYDEGIRYEGREAAELLIGRQLQGLEMLAKLGILVKVNSIMIPGVNDHHLPAVSKRVKELGATLHNVTPLIIAPGSQYEAEGRKAPRPKELHNLQELLGRDGMKVMRHCRQCRADAIGLLGQDRNGDFPLEAMEADPIINTEARALFQSDLDSKIRERASARRARTKGQWDSAHKTRLAVATRGGDKVNQHFGHATEFLIYDTDGTEVKLIGVRKIQAYCHGTADCNGDKAGTLQEIISIVSDCRILLCSGIGDGPRASLNKAGVLPLVRKGGIQEAILESVKYSSYFENTNISKG from the coding sequence ATGATGCAGCCGTCGCCGTGCATATCCAATGAAGCAGAGGAGGAGATCAGCCGCCACCCGTGCTACAGCGAGGAGGCCCACCGGTATTATGCCAGAATGCATATCCCGGTTGCTCCCGCCTGCAACATCCAGTGCAACTACTGCAACCGCAAATTTGACTGTGTAAATGAGAGCAGGCCGGGTGTTGTAAGCGAAGTGCTGACACCGGATCAGGCGGAGCGCAAGGTAAAGGGCGTGGCCGCCCAGCTCATGCAGCTTTCGGTGGTCGGCATTGCCGGTCCCGGTGATCCGCTGGCCAATCCGGAGCAGACCTTCGATACCTTTGCCCGGGTGAAAAAGCATGTGCCTGATGTAGCCCTATGCCTGAGCACGAATGGTCTTACGCTTTACCGGCATGTGGATGAAATCCTTGAGCTGGGTATCCGCCATGTCACAATTACGATCAATGCGATTGATCCAGAGGTCGGCCGGGAAATTTATCCCTGGGTGTACGATGAGGGGATCCGGTATGAAGGACGGGAAGCGGCGGAGCTGCTCATCGGGCGTCAGCTGCAAGGCCTGGAGATGCTGGCGAAGCTGGGGATTCTCGTCAAAGTCAATTCCATTATGATTCCGGGGGTCAACGATCATCATCTTCCTGCCGTGTCCAAAAGAGTAAAAGAGCTCGGGGCCACGCTGCACAATGTAACTCCGCTGATAATCGCACCGGGGAGCCAGTATGAAGCGGAGGGCCGCAAAGCCCCCCGTCCGAAGGAACTGCACAATCTGCAGGAGCTGCTGGGGCGTGACGGGATGAAGGTGATGCGCCACTGCCGGCAGTGCCGGGCGGATGCGATCGGGCTGCTGGGCCAGGACCGCAACGGGGACTTTCCGCTTGAGGCCATGGAGGCTGATCCGATCATCAACACGGAAGCGAGGGCGCTTTTCCAGAGTGATCTGGATTCCAAAATCCGTGAACGGGCCAGTGCAAGACGGGCAAGAACCAAAGGCCAGTGGGACAGCGCGCACAAAACAAGACTCGCAGTGGCTACCCGGGGCGGCGACAAGGTTAACCAGCATTTCGGGCATGCGACAGAGTTCCTGATTTATGATACCGACGGTACAGAGGTGAAGCTGATCGGTGTCCGCAAGATTCAGGCGTACTGCCATGGCACAGCCGACTGCAACGGCGACAAAGCCGGAACACTGCAGGAAATTATCTCTATTGTAAGCGACTGCCGCATTCTGCTCTGCTCCGGAATCGGTGACGGCCCGCGGGCCAGCCTGAACAAAGCCGGAGTGCTGCCCTTAGTCCGCAAAGGCGGAATACAGGAGGCGATTCTCGAAAGCGTCAAGTACAGCTCTTATTTTGAAAATACAAACATTTCGAAGGGATGA
- a CDS encoding TerC family protein, giving the protein MDWGLLLEYGWVLLVLVALEGLLAADNALVLAIMVKHLPDEERKKALFYGLAGAFVFRFGSLFVISYLVDIWQVQAIGAIYLLFIAGNHIFRKLLIKKPVTDEANESGTQKAVDKKKAGFWFTVLKVEIADIAFAVDSILAAVALAVALPPSGIGHIGGLDGGQFLVIFAGGFIGLIIMRFAASFFVKLLHTRPGLEIAAFFIVGWVGVKLAVITLAHPSLGVLSEDFAHSTWWKTTFYVVLIIIAATGWFMSNKVEEVNTGENPVKEIDRELGK; this is encoded by the coding sequence ATGGATTGGGGATTATTATTAGAGTATGGCTGGGTACTGCTCGTTCTGGTAGCACTGGAAGGGCTGCTCGCCGCAGACAACGCACTTGTATTGGCAATTATGGTCAAACACCTTCCGGATGAAGAGCGTAAAAAGGCACTCTTTTACGGATTGGCAGGAGCGTTTGTGTTCCGGTTCGGATCACTGTTCGTTATTTCATATCTGGTCGATATCTGGCAGGTACAAGCTATCGGCGCAATCTACCTGTTGTTCATAGCCGGTAATCATATCTTCCGAAAACTTCTGATTAAGAAGCCGGTCACGGATGAAGCCAACGAGAGCGGCACCCAAAAAGCTGTCGACAAAAAGAAAGCCGGTTTCTGGTTTACTGTACTGAAGGTTGAAATAGCTGACATTGCGTTTGCCGTTGACTCCATTCTGGCGGCGGTTGCCCTTGCTGTAGCTCTTCCGCCAAGCGGCATCGGCCACATCGGCGGTCTTGACGGCGGCCAGTTCCTCGTCATCTTCGCCGGCGGATTTATCGGTCTGATCATCATGCGGTTTGCAGCTTCCTTCTTCGTTAAACTGCTGCACACCCGTCCGGGTCTCGAAATCGCTGCCTTCTTCATTGTAGGCTGGGTAGGGGTTAAGCTCGCTGTTATCACACTGGCCCACCCGTCCCTCGGCGTTCTGTCTGAAGACTTCGCCCACAGCACCTGGTGGAAGACAACCTTCTACGTTGTTCTCATTATCATCGCCGCTACAGGCTGGTTCATGAGCAACAAGGTTGAAGAAGTAAATACAGGCGAAAACCCTGTTAAGGAAATCGATAGAGAGCTTGGCAAATAA
- a CDS encoding YcdB/YcdC domain-containing protein — protein sequence MKSNQIIHQTTKAALITTVALALLLPGNLAAAESVKAVSPAEGLQQAAGETVSKGTPDPADAKITKDEAVAKVRKLFPALQDATVSNVQLGDNGTVYPPAENQMIWNINWQYSIGNSSYGFSSTVDAMNGDLISTYLHFPFAEDVSYYPPKVTRAEALEKAKSFITAAAPSLKSGDLQLDENTVYVGNGQALFGPVQHSFSFNLLKNGLPSSDSLMIVLDGDGNVTSFNKPSTSKQYPSAKPAVTLEQAEKKFKDGFEVALSYIPVYKNGTIKKWVLGWQPQEQSVYAIDAQSGRKIDSEGSEAADGPLSYEAVPPGKQLFQPVSSGKELTAEEAAKRVQEAVGLPKERKLVSQTLSPSYLKKGENQWMLNWGDAMGDMRGGMPGRSFAVINASTGEISQFQLDQFSSAVNDKPKAQAAGKKLTPAEAKQKAVALISRLYNNASSELKLIEHGGTWSVLPEEQGYRYQFIRYHQGIPVNDGYVTLQLDNYGVVTAYYGGGDSGVEDIAEPPVPAVPKAKALQSYLDMYELKLQYSRIGGYYMTGYIEPEIKLVYSPQQKDSDRPFGVLDAVSGKWVTVYEGAGLSAKADSAADLKGHPAEKQLTELLKYGVLTPDEEGKLNPDQEITVGDWYTIIAKASTPYFSGYSSGEAKDAAGVHPESPYYNAINYAVTRSWISSDEVVQPEKKLTREELAVTLVTFLKYTKLSAFLQDDAVLNGFSDSAAIQDKGAAALSVRLGLLQAENGKFNPQQNVTKAQAAAIVMKLVELQGRVDQAIGERY from the coding sequence TTGAAGAGTAACCAAATTATTCATCAGACGACCAAAGCTGCACTGATTACTACGGTGGCATTGGCCCTGTTGCTGCCTGGTAACTTAGCTGCGGCAGAATCCGTCAAGGCGGTATCGCCGGCAGAGGGGCTGCAGCAGGCTGCAGGAGAAACTGTAAGCAAGGGGACGCCGGATCCGGCGGATGCGAAGATCACTAAGGACGAAGCAGTGGCCAAGGTGCGTAAATTATTCCCTGCACTTCAAGATGCAACCGTATCCAATGTTCAGCTGGGCGACAATGGGACCGTTTACCCTCCTGCAGAGAATCAGATGATCTGGAACATCAACTGGCAATACAGTATTGGCAACTCGAGCTACGGGTTTTCAAGTACGGTCGATGCCATGAACGGAGATTTAATATCTACATATCTCCACTTCCCTTTTGCCGAAGATGTCTCTTATTATCCTCCAAAGGTAACGCGGGCAGAAGCGTTGGAGAAGGCAAAGAGCTTTATTACCGCAGCGGCACCTTCATTGAAGAGCGGTGATTTGCAGCTGGACGAGAACACGGTTTATGTAGGGAATGGTCAGGCGCTGTTCGGGCCGGTACAGCATTCGTTCAGTTTCAATTTGCTGAAGAACGGGCTTCCCTCATCCGATTCCCTGATGATTGTCCTGGACGGCGACGGGAATGTAACTAGCTTTAACAAACCATCTACATCAAAGCAGTATCCTTCTGCCAAACCTGCGGTTACGCTGGAGCAGGCGGAGAAGAAATTTAAGGATGGCTTTGAGGTCGCACTTTCCTATATCCCGGTATACAAGAATGGAACCATTAAGAAGTGGGTATTGGGCTGGCAGCCTCAGGAGCAGTCTGTATATGCGATTGATGCCCAGAGCGGCCGCAAAATCGACTCTGAAGGCAGCGAAGCTGCTGACGGCCCGCTGTCTTATGAGGCTGTTCCGCCAGGCAAGCAGCTATTCCAGCCGGTAAGTTCCGGTAAAGAGCTTACCGCCGAGGAAGCGGCCAAGCGGGTGCAGGAAGCTGTAGGACTGCCCAAGGAGCGCAAGCTGGTCTCCCAAACGCTCAGTCCTTCTTATCTGAAGAAGGGTGAGAATCAGTGGATGCTGAACTGGGGAGATGCTATGGGGGATATGCGGGGAGGCATGCCCGGCCGTTCTTTTGCAGTAATTAACGCTTCTACAGGCGAAATCAGCCAGTTTCAGCTGGACCAGTTTTCTTCGGCGGTTAACGATAAACCAAAGGCTCAAGCTGCGGGAAAGAAGCTGACACCGGCTGAAGCGAAGCAAAAAGCGGTTGCGCTGATCAGCCGTCTGTATAACAATGCCAGCAGTGAACTCAAGCTGATTGAGCACGGCGGAACCTGGAGCGTGCTCCCGGAAGAACAAGGTTACCGGTACCAGTTCATCCGTTACCACCAAGGTATTCCGGTAAATGACGGGTATGTTACCCTTCAGCTTGATAATTACGGAGTAGTAACGGCCTATTATGGCGGAGGCGACTCGGGAGTCGAGGATATTGCAGAGCCTCCGGTGCCGGCGGTTCCCAAGGCTAAAGCGCTGCAAAGCTACCTGGATATGTATGAATTAAAGCTGCAATACAGCCGTATCGGGGGCTATTACATGACCGGCTATATTGAACCGGAGATTAAGCTTGTATACAGTCCGCAGCAAAAAGATTCCGACAGGCCTTTTGGAGTGCTCGATGCCGTGTCAGGCAAATGGGTGACCGTGTATGAAGGTGCAGGGCTGAGTGCAAAAGCGGACTCTGCTGCTGATCTTAAGGGACATCCTGCGGAGAAGCAGCTTACTGAGCTGCTGAAGTATGGTGTGCTGACACCTGATGAAGAAGGGAAGCTTAACCCGGATCAGGAAATTACGGTAGGGGACTGGTACACCATCATTGCCAAAGCATCGACACCGTATTTCTCCGGCTATTCCTCTGGTGAAGCCAAGGATGCTGCAGGCGTACATCCCGAAAGTCCGTATTATAACGCGATTAATTATGCCGTCACCCGTTCATGGATCAGCAGCGATGAGGTTGTGCAGCCGGAGAAGAAGCTTACCCGTGAAGAGCTGGCTGTCACGCTGGTCACATTTTTGAAATATACCAAGCTCTCTGCCTTCCTGCAGGATGACGCTGTCCTGAACGGATTCAGTGACAGTGCTGCCATCCAGGATAAAGGAGCAGCTGCTCTGTCGGTCAGACTGGGGCTGCTGCAGGCTGAGAACGGCAAATTCAATCCGCAGCAGAATGTAACCAAGGCGCAGGCCGCTGCCATCGTCATGAAGCTGGTGGAGCTGCAGGGCAGGGTCGATCAGGCCATTGGTGAACGATACTGA
- a CDS encoding ABC transporter permease subunit, whose protein sequence is MRLLFVFLCMNVLWYIAFLLMDHAILPSPGSVYKAMFELGAADVAQNVGYSLLRIFEGVLLALILGLLVGLLMGRSPLWNRLLDPVVYLTYPVPKIALLPVVMLFFGLGETSKVLMIMLILLFQVIISVRDGIKAIPESTYDVLTSIGASSAQKFWNVTLPGALSVILSTIRISLGTAISVLFFTEIYGTEHGMGFFIMDAWLRLDYPEMYAGILLFSFVGFVLFLLVDLLDYKFMKWRR, encoded by the coding sequence TTGCGGTTATTATTCGTATTTTTGTGCATGAATGTTCTCTGGTATATTGCCTTTCTGCTGATGGATCATGCCATTCTGCCCAGCCCCGGTTCAGTTTATAAGGCCATGTTCGAATTGGGGGCGGCGGATGTAGCGCAGAATGTCGGATACAGTCTGCTGCGGATTTTTGAAGGCGTCCTGCTGGCGCTGATCCTGGGGCTGCTTGTCGGACTGCTCATGGGACGCTCCCCGCTCTGGAACCGGTTGCTCGATCCTGTAGTCTATCTGACTTATCCTGTACCCAAAATTGCCCTGCTGCCAGTGGTGATGCTGTTCTTCGGTCTTGGCGAAACTTCCAAGGTGCTGATGATTATGCTGATTCTGCTCTTTCAGGTCATTATTTCCGTCCGGGACGGCATCAAGGCCATCCCGGAGAGCACGTATGATGTCCTGACAAGCATCGGTGCCAGTTCTGCCCAGAAATTCTGGAATGTGACCCTGCCTGGAGCGTTGTCCGTTATCCTCAGTACCATCCGGATTTCTCTGGGCACCGCGATCTCCGTGCTGTTTTTTACCGAAATTTACGGAACAGAGCACGGCATGGGCTTCTTCATCATGGATGCCTGGCTGCGGCTGGATTATCCGGAGATGTATGCAGGAATCCTGCTGTTCAGCTTTGTCGGGTTTGTGCTGTTTCTGCTGGTTGACCTGCTGGATTACAAGTTCATGAAATGGCGGAGGTAA
- a CDS encoding ABC transporter ATP-binding protein has product MSSLRNSGLQIQELQVEYKGGRLALGQMNLALPEHGIYTVIGPSGSGKSTLLRAIAGLLPGYEGELSFNGKSVHDKDTLIGLVPQNYGLLPWKTVRDNIRIAMKITNSAGTGKEEREAQITYWLTSMGIADLAARYPLSLSGGQQQRVAIARAFAIRPTIMLLDEPFSALDAITREALQQLFLDNWQAHPATTLFVTHDVEEAILLGQKIIMMAPAAQDAPIILDNTGVFGMKHTDKRDSNEYFEQAKAIRKVMQEKW; this is encoded by the coding sequence ATGTCCAGTTTAAGGAATAGCGGGCTGCAGATTCAGGAGCTTCAAGTAGAATATAAAGGCGGCCGGCTGGCTCTGGGGCAAATGAATCTGGCTTTGCCGGAGCATGGCATCTACACGGTTATCGGCCCGTCCGGCAGCGGCAAGTCGACACTGCTGCGGGCCATAGCCGGCCTGCTGCCCGGCTATGAAGGAGAACTGTCCTTCAACGGGAAATCCGTCCATGACAAGGACACGCTGATCGGCTTGGTCCCGCAGAATTACGGGCTGCTGCCCTGGAAAACAGTCCGCGATAATATCCGGATTGCAATGAAAATTACAAATTCTGCAGGTACGGGGAAGGAGGAACGGGAGGCGCAGATCACCTATTGGCTAACCTCGATGGGCATTGCAGACCTGGCCGCCCGTTACCCCCTCTCATTGAGCGGAGGCCAGCAGCAGCGGGTGGCGATTGCCCGGGCGTTTGCCATCCGCCCGACTATTATGCTGCTGGACGAGCCGTTTTCGGCACTGGATGCCATTACGCGCGAAGCGCTGCAGCAGCTTTTTCTCGATAACTGGCAGGCGCATCCGGCAACGACCCTGTTCGTTACCCACGATGTGGAAGAAGCAATCCTTCTGGGCCAGAAGATCATCATGATGGCTCCGGCGGCACAGGACGCTCCCATAATCCTTGATAATACAGGCGTATTTGGAATGAAGCATACAGACAAGCGGGACAGTAATGAGTATTTTGAGCAGGCCAAGGCGATCAGAAAGGTAATGCAGGAAAAATGGTGA
- a CDS encoding ABC transporter substrate-binding protein, producing the protein MKRRNLKNLMMLLMLIAAVSMVAAGCGNNNAANNAGNNAAGAGAGNAADNTGGTPEPSGAPAEAATLSLGLLPSIDAIPFIIAHEQGFDTAHNVNLDIQTFKSAKDRDVAFQAGKLDGISADLVAISIYNEAGLDVKITSTTTGEFDLLTGNDEVQEVKDLKGKTVILSKNTSTQYTVAMMLKQAGLTEDDITVTEVPQIPTRLELLKNKKADAAILPEPFVTMGVTSGLRVLSSTVSAGVNPFVLAFPQSAIDAKAQAIRDMYAAYDEAVEYMKSHDQTEYIDLIIEEVGYPETLKDEITVPEYLPANQVDVKEVEAAFAWAREKGLLTKTISAEEVISDVQFKE; encoded by the coding sequence ATGAAGAGAAGGAACCTGAAAAACCTGATGATGCTGTTAATGCTGATCGCTGCGGTCAGTATGGTGGCAGCAGGCTGCGGTAATAACAATGCTGCAAACAACGCGGGTAATAATGCTGCCGGCGCCGGTGCGGGGAATGCCGCAGACAATACTGGAGGAACGCCGGAGCCAAGCGGGGCACCGGCTGAAGCTGCAACGCTGTCGCTGGGTCTGCTGCCTTCCATAGACGCTATTCCGTTCATCATTGCCCACGAGCAGGGGTTTGATACAGCGCATAATGTGAACCTGGATATCCAGACCTTTAAAAGTGCCAAAGACCGTGATGTAGCGTTCCAGGCCGGTAAGCTGGACGGAATCAGTGCGGATCTGGTGGCGATCTCGATTTACAACGAAGCCGGACTGGATGTGAAGATTACCAGTACAACTACAGGGGAATTTGATCTGTTGACCGGCAATGACGAAGTGCAAGAGGTAAAGGATCTGAAGGGCAAGACGGTGATTTTGTCCAAGAACACCTCTACCCAGTATACCGTGGCGATGATGCTGAAGCAGGCGGGACTGACGGAAGACGACATTACCGTGACTGAGGTACCGCAGATTCCAACCCGGCTTGAGCTGCTGAAGAACAAGAAGGCTGACGCGGCTATTCTGCCTGAACCGTTTGTCACGATGGGTGTAACCTCCGGTCTGCGCGTGCTCAGCTCTACGGTATCCGCCGGCGTGAACCCGTTCGTACTGGCATTCCCGCAGAGCGCAATTGATGCCAAAGCACAGGCGATCCGTGATATGTATGCAGCCTATGATGAAGCTGTTGAATATATGAAGTCTCATGATCAAACGGAATATATTGACCTGATTATTGAGGAAGTGGGATATCCGGAGACATTGAAGGACGAGATCACAGTGCCGGAATACCTGCCTGCCAATCAGGTGGATGTGAAGGAAGTGGAGGCTGCTTTTGCATGGGCACGGGAAAAGGGGCTCTTAACCAAAACTATTTCGGCTGAAGAAGTGATCTCCGATGTCCAGTTTAAGGAATAG
- a CDS encoding LytTR family transcriptional regulator DNA-binding domain-containing protein → MCIISATRDLEGRSGLVSVKAEDIIFLGTESSASIILLHTVDSVYYTTGTLKYWTRVLNASGYTFYLADRNNSINIRNIVEINTFLKIAYFERERTKNSKYCTMSKSGLKKVCQLVGETNSQVVFN, encoded by the coding sequence ATGTGTATTATTAGCGCAACCAGAGATTTAGAGGGACGTTCCGGCCTTGTTTCTGTAAAAGCTGAGGATATTATCTTTCTTGGCACAGAAAGTTCAGCGAGTATTATTTTACTGCATACTGTAGATTCTGTTTATTACACGACCGGCACACTAAAGTATTGGACAAGAGTACTCAATGCTTCAGGTTATACCTTTTATCTTGCCGACCGCAACAACAGCATCAACATCCGGAATATTGTGGAGATTAACACTTTTCTTAAAATCGCTTATTTCGAGCGGGAACGTACGAAGAACTCCAAATACTGTACGATGTCCAAGAGCGGACTCAAAAAAGTGTGCCAGCTTGTTGGAGAAACCAATTCACAAGTGGTATTTAATTGA
- a CDS encoding cyclic lactone autoinducer peptide, translating into MIKKLQRKAVYRLATALSGMAALIVTVSASIVYVNQPEVPEELLK; encoded by the coding sequence ATGATCAAGAAGCTGCAGCGCAAAGCGGTTTACAGGCTTGCAACTGCGCTGTCGGGAATGGCTGCATTGATAGTTACTGTGAGCGCCAGTATCGTTTACGTCAACCAGCCGGAAGTACCCGAAGAGCTGTTGAAGTAG
- a CDS encoding accessory gene regulator B family protein: MAAGIKNTVPEHPASHAVLKFAIAAVLNVSFIISLTLGISVFTGQTSKAVLILISFALLRQVSGGVHLKSGTKCVLFTVTLFTLLSYADLPGIYIQSMNLISLSLVLWLAPIGIDRQTRIPKRYWPLLKVIAAALILSNFLIGSSVIAASFLAQSVSLLIARKGVNSA; this comes from the coding sequence ATGGCAGCTGGTATTAAAAATACAGTACCGGAGCATCCTGCATCCCATGCAGTTCTTAAATTTGCCATAGCGGCCGTTCTCAATGTATCATTTATTATCTCCCTGACTCTGGGGATCTCCGTGTTTACCGGACAGACAAGTAAAGCCGTGTTAATCCTGATCTCCTTTGCCTTATTGCGGCAGGTCTCGGGCGGAGTGCATCTCAAGTCAGGAACCAAATGTGTTTTATTTACGGTTACCCTGTTCACTTTATTATCTTACGCAGACCTTCCCGGTATTTACATCCAGTCCATGAATTTGATCAGCCTGTCGCTTGTACTGTGGCTGGCTCCCATAGGCATCGACAGGCAGACCAGGATCCCCAAGCGGTACTGGCCTCTTCTTAAGGTAATTGCTGCCGCGTTGATCCTGTCCAACTTCCTGATAGGTTCATCTGTCATTGCAGCAAGCTTCCTGGCTCAATCCGTCAGTCTGCTGATTGCCAGGAAGGGGGTGAACTCTGCATGA
- a CDS encoding LuxR C-terminal-related transcriptional regulator, with the protein MKGNEHHSKFLLTHREREVFELLVQDKTTRDIAGLLFISEKTVRNHISNVMQKLNVKGRSQAVVELIKLGELKI; encoded by the coding sequence TTGAAGGGGAACGAACACCATAGCAAATTTCTGTTGACTCATCGTGAGCGCGAAGTTTTTGAGCTTCTCGTGCAGGACAAAACAACACGCGACATCGCTGGCCTGCTGTTCATCAGCGAGAAAACGGTTCGCAACCACATCTCCAATGTTATGCAAAAATTAAACGTCAAAGGCCGTTCGCAAGCGGTTGTCGAGCTGATCAAGCTTGGGGAGCTGAAGATATAG